Below is a window of Plutella xylostella chromosome 15, ilPluXylo3.1, whole genome shotgun sequence DNA.
tatttgtgtagatttatcagctgtccgacacccataacacaggttctgcctagcttggggtcggatggccgtgtgtgagatgtccccacatatttatttatttatttatttacaatatttactcagtcctaaagctgcgtacagaccggccaaacaaacgccaacgaacgagtttcgttgaccttcgttgctgcaatgtGCCCTGTATTAtctatgataaatatccatcgtggggcgttcgttgggccggtctgtatgcagcttaagttcttatagtttttttgtatCATAACTTATGGCTTGAATACAAAACTGCGTTGCGATGTTGCATCCCAATAATCTGTGACTGTACTTGATTTCTGCCGCAGGTTTTTGCGATTCAACGTCGCAACGCAGTTTTATGTAAAAGCCCTTAGTCCAATTCAATAATCCAACAAGCCTTACTCTACTGTACAATATCCAATCAAACCACCTATATTCCAGAACTCCGAAGAGTGCAAGTACGACACATTCGTGGAGCGTCTCACGAGCGCGCGGCGCTCGAGCGCGGAGCCGGCGCGCGCGCCCGAGCGCTCCCCGAGCATCGTGCTGGGCGGCGGGAAGCCCATCGTGCCGCCCGGTGTTAACCCGCTTGTGAGTATACTGTGAATCACTGAACTTGACCAAAATAACCCGCTCGTGAGTACACTGTGAATCACTGAACTTGACCAAACATGGCGATATAAGTCGTAGCAGCTCTTGAGGCAAAAGTGGTGGATGTTTCAACCCGACGAAAATGATTGATGTTTTCGTTCACTGTTGTCTGTGGTCAACTATCGTTccctgctggacataggctaTTTCCACAATATGACCTGAGGTAATCTCATTTTACCTTGGCTCTGATGAATTAATTGAGCTGTTAGGCCTCACCCAAACCATAGCCAGTGTGTACAATATATGTAGATCAATGGAAAGAACAGTACAAGTATACTTTAGGTTTTAGGATCTATCTATTTGCTATTTAATCTTACTACGCCAAAATTTTTTCTTTGCAGTTGGCGCAATCGCTAAACCCAGCCACCAAGCCTGCACAGAGTGTGACAGAGAACTCTCAGCCGAAACAGACCCAGTATGTGAGCGCAGAGCTGATGAAGCCCAATCATACAGTCAGCATGGACTTCACACCGCCCAGGCCGGTTAAGGACAGGTAATTAATTATCTATCTCTTTCTTTCTCAGCCCTCTTCGTGAATTCGTAGGGTATTCCTTCTAGCACTTGGTGGATTtctatacataggtacataacacTACCTACGAGAGCtacctacaaataatttaatctcACTCGTCGAAAAGCGACATAACTCACTTATAATGAttataactaaaaaaaaacttaaatatccGCCCATTTCTGTACTTTCACTACCCATTCTAGCTAGCCTGACCCAACTTCGCCTCAAGGCCTATATTAGTTTTCAAACATTTTCATCAGCCGAAGTGACTGTATGACAGAGAATGACAGATAATTTATACTGAAGCGTCAAACCCAACCTAACCTCTTTCTCAATATTCCCTAGCACCCCCGGCACCCCGGGCACCCCTGCGGCCCCGGGCACTGCGGGCGCGCTTGACGAGTTCTACGCGGGCACGCTAGACAGCAGCTTCCTCGACGACCTGACTCCCGGATCTAATAACGCACAGGACACGCAGTATGATAGTGACAGGTTTGTGTCTACTATAAGTGATAGGAAATTTTACGCTTCCgctaaactttttttaaataatggaTCCACAAGATATCGCAGATcgtctaaaataaaatttaaatacctcATTTCTGCGCTGATAGTCTCAAGTTAATATATAGGCATGTTACTACAACCTTTTAGCCATTTTTTCCTGGTAACAATGAAAACGGTTCTGAAAGTACCAATCTTAATTTTAGCTATGTAAAATCTTTAATTTGGAATTATTTCCAACATTTATTCTCATTACACCTATACTTCCATCCCCAGTGACGAAAACAGCACAATAAACCCCATGGTAACCATCGACCAAGACGACCTCGACGTAGACTACGCACCAGCCGCGTCGCGCACCGTCGTGGACTCCAGACACAAACTCAACGACATGTTCACACAACAACTGCTCATTAGGAAAGATAGTGTGAAGTCTGAAAAGAGCGGGTCGGCGGATAGAGAGCATGATGTGAATGATGTGAACATGGATAACGATTTCACGCTGTGGGCTGGGGACTGCAGTGCTAGGCGGTCTCCAGAAGGTATGtgattatgttatgtataGAACTATAAGCATTGATTTTTCCATCGTTAGTGCAGTGAAAGTAAACGGCTACAGAAGGGTAGATTGTACCACTGGTATAGGTGGTGTCTGTCACGCGCCATACGAGTTCAGTTTTAGTGTTCACCTCGGATGGTGTGAAATGAAATTGATTATCTATTGGTCAAGTGAGCTCTGCCAGGCGGCCTGGCCTGTAGAATGTCATATTTGTCTAACTAAAcatgattttaattattttaggtGGAGAGGATCCTGATAACGCCAAAGAAGCAGCTGAGAAGGTAATTTACATTTACCTACAATACTTTATGGTTACtgaaaaaacattcataattAAACACAATATACAAAGTTACGCCACTATATTACGCATCTATTACGATTGATAAGTATCGCTGGATTAGGAACTTTCTCAGGGTTTAGCTTATCCGTTTACCATAGAACAGAGAGTAACAAGTAAGTGAgctttaaataaattcttaataatattCACAGGCCGAAAAGAAGCACAAGAAAAAGAAGTCCAAAGACAAGGACCGCGGCGACTACAGCGACAAATCCGAAAGGAAAGACAAGAAGAGCAAACACAAGAAGTCCAAGAGTGACAAGGACAGACAGAACCCGCAGCAAGCGCTGCTGTCTCCCAACGACACGTCAGTGTCTTATGACGACTACGATAGTATTTGAGTAAGACATCTTGACTTCAAAGTTTTGCACTACTGGGGGCGCCACTAACGACGTCTTTGGGccttaaatacctacatatcatgtttgttttttgtaagctAGCATTAGGTttgttattagtttttatacGACGTTTTTGGGTGTAGAATCACCtcatgaattatttattatgtatctgGTAAGGTGTCCTACCTTGGGTTTTCGGCACTGTAAAATGGTGAGCTGTTTGATTCACTTTAAAAAACGTactttttgtatgtatttcgGGTCCagagaaaatataaattttaaatatcttgcCAAAATCGTAGGTTATATTTTGGAGGCGACCCCTGGGTGATGAGGAAGCTTACTTGGTCGATGTTATtgtcaatttaaaataaataattactatgGCGATTCTTATGGAAAcgatttttaaatatttctagATGTGTCTTATGctgtaactaggtacttatactctgtccattatattattggtttcttgacagtcgaaatcccatacatatttgatgactgcaaaggaaaaccaactttacataccagacataaggaaacgtcaagaatacaataacatagtggaagctctataatctctaaaatatttgatatgcCCGTAGACGGGGTTTTATCACAGAAAGATCCAAATATCAAAACAGCCTGTATTAGCATGATCCTATTGAAAACAAGTCTTAGTTATGATGTTTTTAATGACGACAACGCAATATGCAATGCTTTGGATTTTCAGAGAAGGGTGGCAGACTTGttgacatatttatgtacctacctacataataagaAATCTCAATGCTCGGGCTCGAAAGATCTGAAACAAAATcgatgtaatattattattgaatataTCTACCTATGaacttattattacttttattgtattgGTGTTGAAGTCTCACTCTCATTTCAATCACTAATTGATGAAATTAAtcatcaatataattataatttaagatCTCTTTAATCATTCCAATTGACTGCTTTAAGTGTGTTTCTATCTACTATTTACGTAAATATAACTCCTTATGTATAACTTTACTGTATCTGGTTCTTTACGTATAGACcgcatttataattttgctatAAGTGTATATCTCagtatttactttatttataagcatttacctactattattatgatatgacTGAACTGCGCAAAAGGTGACAGCTATTTTATGAAATGTACTCATATGGAAACAAATGCGTATGCGTATAGGTATATGTTACTgcgttattaaatatttaagaattTTATCATGGTGATGTTATATGTATGTTATATTGTGGAATAAATGATTATGCAAATTAACGTGtttctattaaataaataaatatgtggggacatctcacacacggccatccgaccccaagctaggcagaacctgtgttatggatgtcggacagctgatatatctacacaaatacatagatagatagatactaaaaataaatatcaacacccaagacccgagtacctatccgagtaaatatctatctttaaacaaatatctgccccagccgggaatcgaacccgagaccttcggcatagcagtcagggccactaaccactacgccattcagtcgtctaatattaatattagttTGCTGAGCTTTAGGTAAAAACCTTAGTTATGTAGGTAGTCAACTAAAGCTATCGGTAGACGACCTAACCCCCCGCGTAACAGTTTGTTTCATAAGTCTACTTTACAGACAGTCATTCTAGTACCCATAGAATAGTAAAAAATACGGAAAAACGAAGATATAGTTATGTATAAAGAAAAGAGTAGTGTGATTTTcaacaaaagaaaatttaataaatagagTACATTCTATTCAAAATGTAAATGTACAACCACATCGATATTATATTGGTTAGGTTATAAAAATTGGACCAACGATGAGAAGTCCAGGCTGTAATCttttaacaatattacaaacaaaaatcTCTACATAACAGAACTTACACATAAACAATATTAGTCAACTTTATACATGCTATGATACAGGATAAtttaacattaattaatatttacctattctcatattttatacattctATGTATAGAAggtaatttcatattttgtcgtatataataagttaataaaacttttttttataaaatactctCTTTAAAACATTAGGCATTTTTAAGGCTAATGTAGTATTGAAACAATATTTGGTGGTATTCATGGGTGTCTTCTCTTATTTAACGtcaagtacataaaatattaatttataaaagcaCTTTGTACTTGGCTTGATCTATTTCAAtgtattacaaataataattaatataaaggACATAAacgaatttaaaataatttcaaaatgaaCATAATAAGGATCAATAATTATTTGGTTATTCAGTTggaaaggtaaaaagtataaaaacatattaaagttattaagtaaaaaatattataaattcctcattgtacaaataaacaaacagaTACAAGGCAAACAAAGATACAAAGTACACTTAGTGTgagttgcaccatttaactttaactattacaaacgtcaaatcccttgacgagagagatcaatcttcaagagatttgacgtttgtaatagttaaagttaaatggtgcaacccacccttagcATCGAAGACTATTTGTAGTTTTAAATTGAAACTATTTCAATGCAATAACAAGTCGGAAGTAAGTTATCAACAGTTCATTAGAGCTAAATCTGAAACCAACGATAGAAGGAATGTTTTCTTATCTCTGATAGTATGGAAAcaaaatatctatatatatttcAATTATAAACTTTGCtagtcagatccatacaattAATAAAACGCTGTTAACTACTAACACGATAGAACTTCTACCAGTGGCACTTAAGCTTAAGATCGCGTGCTGTACTTGGCCCAGAATAGTGTCGATTCCAACGAAAACTACAAGTTACCATGTTCGACtgttttttactaaaatctTGAAATAATgtgaattaaaacaaattttggCAGCGACTTGACATTAATTGGTTTTGGCATCCAAACTTTATATAAAATCTGTAGGCGATTATAATTAACACTAATTTGAGGGAAATTTATCTAAAgcttatacttataataattttcataatcTTCCTAACAGATTATAGGCTGCAACATAATTTGAAAGTATTCCTAGCATCATTTactcttaaaaatatttacggcTAACTTATTTACAACCTCTATACGGGAATTGTTCATCCTATCTTATAAATTACACGATCTAACAGCAGCGTCCGTTAGTGCGGACGACGCGGCTCCGGCACTCGGCCAGCACACGCTGTAAGGTCACTCGGTGTACTTACCCATCTATATCATATTGCAGTGAGCTCCAAACGTGAACTGTTCACTAACAGACGCTTTGCACAACAACTCGTAACAACTTAT
It encodes the following:
- the LOC105383803 gene encoding rab-like protein 6, with the protein product MFSALKKLAKSGDDRCQAPVPMSSSLQKKFSRGVHYNMKILIKGDRNVGKSCLLQRLQGGPFIENYVPTEQIQAAPIHWTYKNTDHIVKVEVWEVVDKGRAKKKPPLGLKLENESAPAQEDGYETPVLDATFLDVYKNANGVILMLDITKPWTFEYVVKELGRVPADLPVVVLGNHCDMQHHRQVHPHHIDQALHQARLTRTAPVRYAESSMRNGFGLRLLHKFLNVPFLRLQRTSLLEQLQRNQRDIEGADHELDEFQNSEECKYDTFVERLTSARRSSAEPARAPERSPSIVLGGGKPIVPPGVNPLLAQSLNPATKPAQSVTENSQPKQTQYVSAELMKPNHTVSMDFTPPRPVKDSTPGTPGTPAAPGTAGALDEFYAGTLDSSFLDDLTPGSNNAQDTQYDSDSDENSTINPMVTIDQDDLDVDYAPAASRTVVDSRHKLNDMFTQQLLIRKDSVKSEKSGSADREHDVNDVNMDNDFTLWAGDCSARRSPEGGEDPDNAKEAAEKAEKKHKKKKSKDKDRGDYSDKSERKDKKSKHKKSKSDKDRQNPQQALLSPNDTSVSYDDYDSI